A section of the Malus sylvestris chromosome 17, drMalSylv7.2, whole genome shotgun sequence genome encodes:
- the LOC126612041 gene encoding uncharacterized protein LOC126612041, whose translation MDPKSSAFVIGIVGAAVTLSAYSQTLVSPTQCIGVGLFVLMFGLLVREGLISL comes from the coding sequence atgGATCCGAAGTCGAGTGCTTTTGTGATTGGAATAGTTGGTGCAGCAGTGACCTTGTCTGCTTATTCTCAGACTCTCGTCTCTCCAACTCAGTGCATCGGAGTCGGTCTCTTTGTTCTCATGTTTGGATTGCTGGTCAGGGAAGGTCTCATATCTCTTTAG
- the LOC126612034 gene encoding polypyrimidine tract-binding protein homolog 1-like isoform X3, with protein MSTSGTPQFRYTQTPSKVLHLRNLPWECAEEELIELCKPFGKIVNTKCNVGANRNQAFVEFSDLNQAINMVSYYASSSEPAQVRGKTVYIQYSNRHEIVNNKSPGDVPGNVLLVTIEGVEAGDVSIDVIHLVFSAFGFVHKIATFEKAAGFQALIQFSDAVTASMARNALDGRSIPRYLLPENVGSCNLRISYSAHTDLNIKFQSHRSRDYTNPLLPVNPTAIEGIMQPTVGPDGKRKELESNVLLASIENMQYAVTVDVIHTVFSAFGTVQKIAIFEKNGQTQALVQYPDLNTAAVAREALEGHCIYDGGYCV; from the exons ATGTCGACATCGGGGACGCCGCAGTTCCGGTACACGCAGACGCCGTCGAAGGTGCTCCACCTCCGTAACCTCCCGTGGGAGTGCGCCGAGGAGGAGCTGATCGAGCTCTGCAAACCTTTCGGCAAGATCGTCAACACCAAGTGTAATGTCGGCGCCAATCGCAATCAGGCCTTCGTCGAATTC TCGGACCTAAACCAGGCCATCAATATGGTTTCGTATTATGCTTCATCCTCGGAGCCTGCGCAGGTCCGTGGTAAAACCGTTTACATTCAGTATTCAAATAGACACGAaattgtcaacaacaaaagtccGGGAGATGTGCCCGGAAATGTCTTGTTGGTAACCATTGAGGGTGTTGAAGCTGGCGATGTGAGCATTGATGTTATTCACTTG GTGTTCTCTGCTTTCGGCTTTGTGCACAAGATTGCTACTTTTGAAAAAGCAGCAGGCTTCCAG GCATTGATTCAGTTCAGTGATGCTGTCACCGCATCTATGGCAAGGAATGCATTGGATGGAAGAAGTATACCCAG GTACTTGCTTCCAGAGAACGTCGGTTCATGCAACTTACGTATTTCATATTCCGCACACACCGATCTGAACATCAAGTTCCAGTCTCACCGAAGCAG AGACTATACAAATCCGCTCCTTCCTGTAAATCCTACTGCAATAGAGGGAATTATGCAG CCTACTGTAGGTCCTGATGGAAAGAGGAAAGAGCTGGAGAGTAACGTGCTTCTTGCTTCAATTGAAAATATGCAGTATGCTGTCACAGTGGATGTTATTCACACG GTGTTCTCTGCGTTTGGCACTGTCCAAAAAATTGCTATATTTGAGAAGAATGGCCAAACACAAGCATTAGTTCAATACCCTG ATCTCAATACCGCAGCAGTTGCCAGAGAAGCTCTAGAGGGACACTGCATATATGATGGTGGCTATT GCGTATAG
- the LOC126612034 gene encoding polypyrimidine tract-binding protein homolog 1-like isoform X2: MLFTCLELLSCTSYSFLRSRIHAQVFSAFGFVHKIATFEKAAGFQALIQFSDAVTASMARNALDGRSIPRYLLPENVGSCNLRISYSAHTDLNIKFQSHRSRDYTNPLLPVNPTAIEGIMQPTVGPDGKRKELESNVLLASIENMQYAVTVDVIHTVFSAFGTVQKIAIFEKNGQTQALVQYPDLNTAAVAREALEGHCIYDGGYCKLHLSYSRHTDLNVKAYSDKSRDYTIPDASLLAAQQVSGYPPPPGAWQNPQAAPMYHGNEYSGAASVQAQAPPGPPGQSPSWDPAMQAGISTFGSAHSTFPGQPYQASSGPVYASAAMPVGSSPLQSGPTSSGMGSRGMSQPGVPPNVRPGGGASSPGVRPPGASPSYYGQ, encoded by the exons ATGTTATTCACTTG TTTGGAATTATTATCATGTACGTCATACTCCTTTCTAAGGTCACGCATACATGCACAG GTGTTCTCTGCTTTCGGCTTTGTGCACAAGATTGCTACTTTTGAAAAAGCAGCAGGCTTCCAG GCATTGATTCAGTTCAGTGATGCTGTCACCGCATCTATGGCAAGGAATGCATTGGATGGAAGAAGTATACCCAG GTACTTGCTTCCAGAGAACGTCGGTTCATGCAACTTACGTATTTCATATTCCGCACACACCGATCTGAACATCAAGTTCCAGTCTCACCGAAGCAG AGACTATACAAATCCGCTCCTTCCTGTAAATCCTACTGCAATAGAGGGAATTATGCAG CCTACTGTAGGTCCTGATGGAAAGAGGAAAGAGCTGGAGAGTAACGTGCTTCTTGCTTCAATTGAAAATATGCAGTATGCTGTCACAGTGGATGTTATTCACACG GTGTTCTCTGCGTTTGGCACTGTCCAAAAAATTGCTATATTTGAGAAGAATGGCCAAACACAAGCATTAGTTCAATACCCTG ATCTCAATACCGCAGCAGTTGCCAGAGAAGCTCTAGAGGGACACTGCATATATGATGGTGGCTATTGTAAGCTTCATCTATCATACTCTCGTCATACTGATCTCAAtgtaaag GCGTATAGCGACAAAAGTAGGGACTACACTATCCCAGATGCTAGTTTGCTTGCGGCCCAACAAGTTTCTGGTTACCCTCCTCCTCCAGGAGCTTGGCAGAATCCTCAGGCTGCTCCGATGTACCATGGCAATGAGTACAGTGGTGCAGCTTCTGTGCAGGCCCAAGCTCCTCCAGGTCCTCCAGGACAATCCCCATCATGGGATCCAGCCATGCAGGCAGGCATATCCACCTTTGGTTCGGCTCATAGTACCTTTCCTGGTCAACCATACCAAGCATCGTCTGGTCCTGTATATGCCTCTGCAGCAATGCCAGTGGGTTCTTCGCCTCTCCAATCAGGCCCAACTTCTTCGGGTATGGGTTCCAGGGGAATGTCTCAGCCAGGCGTTCCACCCAATGTGCGACCTGGTGGTGGTGCTTCATCTCCCGGGGTTCGGCCTCCTGGTGCCTCACCATCCTACTACGGCCAATAG
- the LOC126612032 gene encoding KH domain-containing protein HEN4-like, which produces MAGQRNSHGKRSHSQSEYADSGGGGGNKRRNPGEEREQFIIDAEDTVYRYLCPVKKIGSIIGRGGEIVKQLRGDTKSKIRIGETVPGSEERVVTIYSASDETNGFEDGGTYVAPAQDALFRVHDRVIAEDTHNNNDEEADGGSSGGGGHHVIVRLLVPSDQIGCIIGKGGQIVQNIRSETGAQIRILKDDHLPACALNSDELVQISGDAPLVKKALFQIASRLHDNPSRSQHLLTSSVPMYSGGSLMGPSGGPPLMGIAPMMGPYGGGYKGDVGDWSRSLYSAPRDEASSKEFSIRLVCPTANIGGVIGKGGTIINQIRQDSGAVIKVDSSATEGDDCLINVSAKEFFEDSFSATIEAAVRLQPRCSEKVERDSGIISFTTRLLVPTSRIGCLIGKGGAIVTEMRRLTKANIRILSKENLPKIASEDDEMVQISGELDIVKDALIQVVTRLRANLFDREGGMPGFLPVLPYLPVSADGPDGPNYDSRDGKRHGRGHSYSAGYGGSSDFATNDSYGSYGGSQIGGSGSAYSAYGGYSSGRSGSSGLSSQNPVSRRRNYV; this is translated from the exons ATGGCAGGTCAGAGGAATAGTCACGGAAAGCGTTCTCATTCGCAGTCGGAGTACGCCGACAGCGGCGGCGGAGGAGGAAACAAAAGGAGAAATCCCGGCGAGGAAAGGGAGCAATTCATCATCGATGCGGAGGACACGGTGTACCGGTACTTGTGCCCAGTGAAGAAGATTGGGAGCATAATTGGGAGAGGAGGAGAGATTGTGAAGCAGCTGAGGGGGGACACCAAGTCCAAGATTCGAATTGGGGAGACGGTGCCGGGCAGCGAGGAGCGGGTTGTTACTATTTACAGTGCGAGCGATGAGACGAATGGGTTCGAAGATGGCGGGACGTATGTGGCTCCGGCTCAGGACGCTCTGTTCAGGGTCCATGATAGGGTGATTGCTGAGGACACGCATAATAATAACGACGAGGAGGCAGACGGTGGCAGTAGTGGTGGCGGGGGGCACCATGTGATTGTGCGGCTTCTTGTGCCGTCTGATCAGATCGGTTGCATTATTGGGAAAGGAGGGCAGATTGTTCAGAACATTCGGAGTGAAACCGGTGCACAGATTCGGATTCTCAAGGATGACCATCTGCCTGCTTGTGCCTTGAACTCTGATGAGCTTGTGCAG ATATCTGGGGACGCTCCACTTGTCAAGAAGGCTCTTTTTCAAATTGCATCTCGCCTTCATGATAACCCATCACGATCTCAGCATTTACTTACTTCTTCGGTGCCTATGTATTCGGGTGGTTCACTCATGGGTCCTTCTGGTGGTCCCCCACTAATGGGAATTGCTCCAATGATGGGTCCTTATGGAGGGGGGTACAAAGGTGATGTTGGAGACTGGTCACGCTCCTTGTACTCAGCTCCAAGAGATGAAGCATCCTCGAAAGAATTTTCTATTCGCTTGGTTTGTCCAACTGCGAATATTGGAGGTGTGATTGGAAAGGGTGGTACCATAATTAACCAAATCAGACAGGATTCGGGGGCTGTTATTAAGGTTGATAGTTCAGCTACTGAAGGAGATGATTGCTTAATTAATGTATCAGCAAAAGAG TTCTTTGAAGACTCATTCTCAGCAACTATTGAAGCAGCAGTGCGTTTGCAACCCAGATGCAGTGAAAAAGTAGAAAGAGATTCAGGAATTATCTCATTCACAACCCGCCTACTTGTTCCAACCTCACGAATTGGCTGCCTAATTGGGAAAGGTGGTGCTATTGTAACTGAGATGAGGAGACTTACCAAAGCTAATATTCGCATACTTTCTAAGGAAAATCTTCCCAAAATTGCATCTGAAGATGATGAGATGGTGCAG ATTTCTGGAGAACTTGATATTGTTAAGGATGCTCTTATACAAGTAGTTACCAGATTAAGAGCAAACCTTTTCGACAGGGAAGGTGGAATGCCTGGATTCCTGCCAGTTCTGCCTTATCTTCCTGTGTCAGCAGATGGTCCAGATGGTCCGAATTATGATAGTAGGGATGGTAAAAGACATGGTCGTGGGCATTCTTATTCTGCTGGCTATGGTGGCTCAAGTGATTTTGCTACTAATGACAGTTATGGAAGTTATGGTGGTTCGCAG ATTGGTGGTAGCGGCAGCGCTTACAGTGCCTACGGGGGTTATTCTTCCGGGCGGAGTGGTAGTTCTGG GTTATCTAGCCAGAACCCTGTTTCTCGGAGGAGAAACTATGTTTAA
- the LOC126612034 gene encoding polypyrimidine tract-binding protein homolog 1-like isoform X1, whose translation MSTSGTPQFRYTQTPSKVLHLRNLPWECAEEELIELCKPFGKIVNTKCNVGANRNQAFVEFSDLNQAINMVSYYASSSEPAQVRGKTVYIQYSNRHEIVNNKSPGDVPGNVLLVTIEGVEAGDVSIDVIHLVFSAFGFVHKIATFEKAAGFQALIQFSDAVTASMARNALDGRSIPRYLLPENVGSCNLRISYSAHTDLNIKFQSHRSRDYTNPLLPVNPTAIEGIMQPTVGPDGKRKELESNVLLASIENMQYAVTVDVIHTVFSAFGTVQKIAIFEKNGQTQALVQYPDLNTAAVAREALEGHCIYDGGYCKLHLSYSRHTDLNVKAYSDKSRDYTIPDASLLAAQQVSGYPPPPGAWQNPQAAPMYHGNEYSGAASVQAQAPPGPPGQSPSWDPAMQAGISTFGSAHSTFPGQPYQASSGPVYASAAMPVGSSPLQSGPTSSGMGSRGMSQPGVPPNVRPGGGASSPGVRPPGASPSYYGQ comes from the exons ATGTCGACATCGGGGACGCCGCAGTTCCGGTACACGCAGACGCCGTCGAAGGTGCTCCACCTCCGTAACCTCCCGTGGGAGTGCGCCGAGGAGGAGCTGATCGAGCTCTGCAAACCTTTCGGCAAGATCGTCAACACCAAGTGTAATGTCGGCGCCAATCGCAATCAGGCCTTCGTCGAATTC TCGGACCTAAACCAGGCCATCAATATGGTTTCGTATTATGCTTCATCCTCGGAGCCTGCGCAGGTCCGTGGTAAAACCGTTTACATTCAGTATTCAAATAGACACGAaattgtcaacaacaaaagtccGGGAGATGTGCCCGGAAATGTCTTGTTGGTAACCATTGAGGGTGTTGAAGCTGGCGATGTGAGCATTGATGTTATTCACTTG GTGTTCTCTGCTTTCGGCTTTGTGCACAAGATTGCTACTTTTGAAAAAGCAGCAGGCTTCCAG GCATTGATTCAGTTCAGTGATGCTGTCACCGCATCTATGGCAAGGAATGCATTGGATGGAAGAAGTATACCCAG GTACTTGCTTCCAGAGAACGTCGGTTCATGCAACTTACGTATTTCATATTCCGCACACACCGATCTGAACATCAAGTTCCAGTCTCACCGAAGCAG AGACTATACAAATCCGCTCCTTCCTGTAAATCCTACTGCAATAGAGGGAATTATGCAG CCTACTGTAGGTCCTGATGGAAAGAGGAAAGAGCTGGAGAGTAACGTGCTTCTTGCTTCAATTGAAAATATGCAGTATGCTGTCACAGTGGATGTTATTCACACG GTGTTCTCTGCGTTTGGCACTGTCCAAAAAATTGCTATATTTGAGAAGAATGGCCAAACACAAGCATTAGTTCAATACCCTG ATCTCAATACCGCAGCAGTTGCCAGAGAAGCTCTAGAGGGACACTGCATATATGATGGTGGCTATTGTAAGCTTCATCTATCATACTCTCGTCATACTGATCTCAAtgtaaag GCGTATAGCGACAAAAGTAGGGACTACACTATCCCAGATGCTAGTTTGCTTGCGGCCCAACAAGTTTCTGGTTACCCTCCTCCTCCAGGAGCTTGGCAGAATCCTCAGGCTGCTCCGATGTACCATGGCAATGAGTACAGTGGTGCAGCTTCTGTGCAGGCCCAAGCTCCTCCAGGTCCTCCAGGACAATCCCCATCATGGGATCCAGCCATGCAGGCAGGCATATCCACCTTTGGTTCGGCTCATAGTACCTTTCCTGGTCAACCATACCAAGCATCGTCTGGTCCTGTATATGCCTCTGCAGCAATGCCAGTGGGTTCTTCGCCTCTCCAATCAGGCCCAACTTCTTCGGGTATGGGTTCCAGGGGAATGTCTCAGCCAGGCGTTCCACCCAATGTGCGACCTGGTGGTGGTGCTTCATCTCCCGGGGTTCGGCCTCCTGGTGCCTCACCATCCTACTACGGCCAATAG